In Panicum virgatum strain AP13 chromosome 4N, P.virgatum_v5, whole genome shotgun sequence, a single window of DNA contains:
- the LOC120669826 gene encoding ubiquitin receptor RAD23d-like isoform X2: protein MKLNVKTLKGTSFEIEASPEETVAGVKRIIETTQGQSVYPADNQLLIYQGKILKDDTTLESNKVAENSFLVIMLSKAKASSSGPSTATPAKAPATPAQLATPAAPAASVARSTPPQAPVAAAVTAPPTAQPSPAPAATAPAATVAASDADVYGQAASNLVSGSNLEQTIQQILDMGGGTWERDTVVRALRAAYNNPERAIDYLYSGIPENVEAPPVARAPASGQQTNPQSPLTQAAAAPPLQPSPASAGPNANPLNLFPQGVPSGGANPAAGAGAGAGAGAGAGAGALDALRQLPQFQALLQLVQANPQILQPMLQELGKQNPQILRLIQENQAEFLRLVNESPEGGAGGNILGQLAAAMPQAVTVTPEEREAIQRLEGMGFNRELVLEVFFACNKDEELAANYLLDHGHEFDEPPQ from the exons atGAAGCTCAACGTCAAGACCCTGAAGGGCACCAGCTTCGAGATCGAGGCGAGCCCCGAGGAGACG GTTGCTGGGGTGAAGCGGATCATCGAGACGACTCAGGGACAGAGCGTCTACCCCGCCGACAACCAGTTGCTCATATACCAAGGGAAAATTCTCAAGGATGACACCACTTTGGAAAGCAACAAAGTTGCTGAGAACAGCTTCCTTGTTATAATGCTGTCCAAG GCTAAGGCATCGTCAAGTGGACCTTCTACCGCTACTCCTGCAAAAGCTCCTGCAACTCCG GCCCAACTTGCTACGCCTGCAGCCCCTGCTGCTTCAGTTGCAAGATCAACACCTCCTCAAGCGCCTGTTGCCGCGGCAGTAAC GGCGCCTCCAACTGCACAGCCTTcacctgctcctgctgctactgctCCAGCTGCTACAGTTGCTGCATC TGATGCTGATGTGTACGGTCAGGCAGCATCAAACCTTGTCTCTGGTAGCAATCTAGAACAGACTATCCAACAGATTCTTGACATGGGTGGCGGTACATGGGAACGTGATACTGTTGTCCGTGCTCTACGTGCTGCATATAATAACCCTGAGAGGGCAATAGACTATCTATATTCT GGAATTCCTGAGAATGTTGAGGCCCCGCctgtggctcgagcacctgcttCTGGACAACAAACAAATCCACAGTCTCCACTTACTCAGGCTGCAGCTGCACCACCATTGCAGCCATCCCCTGCCTCTGCAGGGCCTAATGCAAATCCTCTAAACCTTTTTCCTCAG GGTGTTCCAAGTGGTGGGGCCAATCcagctgctggtgctggtgctggtgctggtgctggtgctggtgcaggAGCTGGTGCCCTTGATGCcttgcgacagcttccacag TTTCAAGCACTGCTTCAATTGGTCCAGGCTAATCCTCAAATCTTACAG CCAATGCTTCAAGAGCTTGGCAAACAAAACCCACAAATCCTGCGGTTGATTCAGGAAAATCAGGCTGAGTTTCTCCGCTTGGTGAATGAAAGTCCTGAGGGTGGTGCTGGAGG AAACATACTAGGTCAACTAGCAGCAGCCATGCCACAAGCGGTGACAGTTACTCCGGAGGAACGGGAGGCTATCCAGCGG CTCGAGGGAATGGGGTTCAATCGTGAGCTTGTGCTGGAGGTATTCTTTGCTTGCAACAAGGACGAGGAGCTTGCTGCCAACTACCTCCTGGATCACGGCCATGAGTTTGACGAGCCGCCGCAATAG
- the LOC120669826 gene encoding ubiquitin receptor RAD23d-like isoform X1 gives MKLNVKTLKGTSFEIEASPEETVAGVKRIIETTQGQSVYPADNQLLIYQGKILKDDTTLESNKVAENSFLVIMLSKAKASSSGPSTATPAKAPATPAQLATPAAPAASVARSTPPQAPVAAAVTAPPTAQPSPAPAATAPAATVAASSDADVYGQAASNLVSGSNLEQTIQQILDMGGGTWERDTVVRALRAAYNNPERAIDYLYSGIPENVEAPPVARAPASGQQTNPQSPLTQAAAAPPLQPSPASAGPNANPLNLFPQGVPSGGANPAAGAGAGAGAGAGAGAGALDALRQLPQFQALLQLVQANPQILQPMLQELGKQNPQILRLIQENQAEFLRLVNESPEGGAGGNILGQLAAAMPQAVTVTPEEREAIQRLEGMGFNRELVLEVFFACNKDEELAANYLLDHGHEFDEPPQ, from the exons atGAAGCTCAACGTCAAGACCCTGAAGGGCACCAGCTTCGAGATCGAGGCGAGCCCCGAGGAGACG GTTGCTGGGGTGAAGCGGATCATCGAGACGACTCAGGGACAGAGCGTCTACCCCGCCGACAACCAGTTGCTCATATACCAAGGGAAAATTCTCAAGGATGACACCACTTTGGAAAGCAACAAAGTTGCTGAGAACAGCTTCCTTGTTATAATGCTGTCCAAG GCTAAGGCATCGTCAAGTGGACCTTCTACCGCTACTCCTGCAAAAGCTCCTGCAACTCCG GCCCAACTTGCTACGCCTGCAGCCCCTGCTGCTTCAGTTGCAAGATCAACACCTCCTCAAGCGCCTGTTGCCGCGGCAGTAAC GGCGCCTCCAACTGCACAGCCTTcacctgctcctgctgctactgctCCAGCTGCTACAGTTGCTGCATC CAGTGATGCTGATGTGTACGGTCAGGCAGCATCAAACCTTGTCTCTGGTAGCAATCTAGAACAGACTATCCAACAGATTCTTGACATGGGTGGCGGTACATGGGAACGTGATACTGTTGTCCGTGCTCTACGTGCTGCATATAATAACCCTGAGAGGGCAATAGACTATCTATATTCT GGAATTCCTGAGAATGTTGAGGCCCCGCctgtggctcgagcacctgcttCTGGACAACAAACAAATCCACAGTCTCCACTTACTCAGGCTGCAGCTGCACCACCATTGCAGCCATCCCCTGCCTCTGCAGGGCCTAATGCAAATCCTCTAAACCTTTTTCCTCAG GGTGTTCCAAGTGGTGGGGCCAATCcagctgctggtgctggtgctggtgctggtgctggtgctggtgcaggAGCTGGTGCCCTTGATGCcttgcgacagcttccacag TTTCAAGCACTGCTTCAATTGGTCCAGGCTAATCCTCAAATCTTACAG CCAATGCTTCAAGAGCTTGGCAAACAAAACCCACAAATCCTGCGGTTGATTCAGGAAAATCAGGCTGAGTTTCTCCGCTTGGTGAATGAAAGTCCTGAGGGTGGTGCTGGAGG AAACATACTAGGTCAACTAGCAGCAGCCATGCCACAAGCGGTGACAGTTACTCCGGAGGAACGGGAGGCTATCCAGCGG CTCGAGGGAATGGGGTTCAATCGTGAGCTTGTGCTGGAGGTATTCTTTGCTTGCAACAAGGACGAGGAGCTTGCTGCCAACTACCTCCTGGATCACGGCCATGAGTTTGACGAGCCGCCGCAATAG